The following are from one region of the Trichoderma breve strain T069 chromosome 5, whole genome shotgun sequence genome:
- a CDS encoding RNA polymerase i-specific transcription-initiation factor domain-containing protein, with product MADWWPHPLMGLGTPGELKYIPSEHPGRTLGILETSRFTSRWPHFKIVSASTITYSASKSRSPETSTRLWRERQNQERWLFKSHPEIAMGNSAYQDTLKADMEALNISDDAPNTRPLFAIGHVPDASVKTGPLKSPIMAVACGESGELLRLARMEDVPLQWGDNANAFLNLQSIDPANREAELMWTNDGLPIRQIKFAGNHSKDDTPRWLLVQKETATTILKPEFRQVPTTSNQPTSSLIRERPSLINPNPLLTIQYHQTGGNAHSDVALFATASGRSHQLAIIDEGGYWSIWDDPGTSQVQRRVAPQLTLNKCGHISHGLLNELPSMPSYPTERHGILILEETWSGKVESSPSPSSRKTADATTRYLLMWNHERMEVLNLDANILLPRLGHIIRERGKLDWILDIHRSPIKQGHVFILTQYHITWVDVFSRDEGESGLLKPSILLSCPHLGTKKDDSRMFVCRASDDDQDTSLVFIYYPRMGQLCIFWFTFSPISRMPQWHRDIISLPGSEDTEFPAKNVIEYLRVDPVQLAVSVKENASSPGMDYHKKGALFYQLTFLGKDLSLQRCLCVTSDDPTLEVQDPTVPAAWAEAKQQMKKQKGRRTAMAKISGSFIFPDEMTVDDVEMLMNGEVEDDGESDDNVESPALARPTLIKMDRLYQALQNSLEASINQGETGLPYQLFDALRQCLNDGFDQGRLPLITWGEVAEVMLQDPTFEPPDDPLRDEMEKMLDENTEKVVVTPLQLYNQNEMPMSLVSLQYLQRHFSDVWIDPIKGILTEEIQQVRQIWVTELAREAFLSSYGIMYQDIPLLGPSSSDVLEEEESQRSRTRRQIGSSQIITSSRSASRDIGSSPAASPAASAISNGPDEAVERLRLLAQSLDTDRPDVSKRSKVLSYWPKERGVDPNNYISSVARANEELFRDAKERLQRIEAKRKARSEKFRRPAFMRQGLPDINPLASVRPPPVQVMSSQAAPEATQQQTAVTMSQPVSGPFGDRKKKKVKRKGGFR from the exons ATGGCGGACTGGTGGCCTCATCCCCTAATGGGCCTGGGCACTCCAGGCGAATTGAAATATATTCCCAGCGAGCATCCCGGAAGAACACTTGGGATATTGGAGACGTCCCGGTTCACCTCAAGAT GGCCTCATTTCAAGATTGTCAGTGCTTCAACCATTACTTATTCAGCTTCAAAAAGTCGATCTCCGGAGACATCCACCAGGCTCTGGAGGGAACGTCAAAATCAAGAACGATGGCTGTTCAAATCTCACCCAGAGATCGCCATGGGCAACTCCGCATATCAAGACACTCTCAAAGCAGACATGGAAGCGCTCAACATCTCAGATGATGCTCCTAACACCAGGCCTTTGTTCGCCATTGGGCACGTACCCGATGCAAGTGTTAAGACAGGGCCTTTAAAGTCTCCTATAATGGCCGTCGCTTGTGGAGAATCTGGAGAGCTCTTACGGCTGGCTCGCATGGAGGATGTGCCGTTACAATGGGGAGATAATGCAAATGCATTTCTGAATCTTCAGAGCATCGATCCGGCCAACAGGGAGGCTGAATTAATGTGGACTAATGACGGACTGCCCATCAGGCAGATCAAATTTGCTGGGAACCATTCAAAAGACGACACACCTCGGTGGCTGCTGGttcaaaaagaaacagcaaCAACCATTCTCAAGCCGGAATTCCGCCAAGTGCCCACCACCTCAAATCAGCCAACGAGCAGCTTGATTCGGGAACGACCATCACTGATAAACCCAAATCCTTTGCTAACTATTCAGTATCATCAGACGGGGGGAAATGCTCATTCTGATGTCGCCTTGTTTGCCACGGCATCTGGACGATCGCATCAACTTGCTATTATCGACGAAGGCGGGTATTGGAGCATATGGGATGATCCGGGAACTTCGCAGGTCCAACGAAGAGTGGCTCCCCAATTGACTCTCAATAAATGCGGACACATTTCTCATGGCCTACTCAACGAATTGCCGTCTATGCCTTCCTATCCGACTGAAAGACACGGGATTCTTATTTTAGAAGAAACGTGGTCTGGAAAAGTAGAAAGCTCAccatccccctcctcccGCAAGACGGCAGACGCTACCACGCGATATCTTCTGATGTGGAATCATGAGAGAATGGAAGTTTTGAATTTAGACGCAAACATCTTACTTCCAAGGCTCGGTCACATCATTCGGGAAAGGGGTAAACTGGATTGGATTCTGGATATTCATCGCAGCCCGATTAAGCAAGGTCATGTTTTCATTCTCACGCAATATCATATCACTTGGGTCGATGTGTTTAGCCGTGATGAAGGAGAATCAGGCCTCCTGAAGCCGTCAATATTGCTCTCGTGCCCCCATTtgggaacaaaaaaagacgacTCGAGGATGTTTGTCTGCCGAGCATCAGATGATGACCAAGACACATCTCTAGTCTTTATCTACTATCCACGAATGGGCCAGCTTTGCATATTCTGGTTCACATTTTCACCTATAAGCAGGATGCCTCAGTGGCATCGAGACATTATATCACTTCCGGGGAGCGAGGACACGGAATTTCCAGCAAAGAATGTGATTGAGTATCTCAGGGTCGACCCAGTCCAACTTGCGGTCTCAGTCAAAGAAAATGCGTCAAGCCCGGGAATGGACTACCATAAAAAGGGCGCCCTGTTTTATCAGTTAACTTTCTTGGGCAAAGATTTAAGCCTACAGCGTTGCCTATGCGTCACGTCTGATGACCCGACGCTCGAAGTCCAAGACCCCACGGTGCCTGCTGCGTGGGCTGAAGCCAAACAACAaatgaaaaagcaaaaggggAGAAGAACTGCCATGGCGAAGATTTCCGGCTCATTTATCTTTCCAGACGAAATGACTGTCGACGACGTTGAGATGCTTATGAAtggtgaagttgaagatgacggagaGTCTGATGATAATGTTGAGAGTCCAGCACTTGCCCGACCGACCCTTATCAAGATGGATAGACTATACCAAGCCCTACAAAACTCTCTAGAAGCTTCAATAAACCAAGGAGAAACCGGCCTCCCTTATCAATTGTTTGACGCTCTTAGACAATGCCTTAATGATGGGTTCGACCAGGGGAGGCTACCATTGATAACATG GGGCGAAGTGGCTGAAGTGATGCTGCAAGATCCAACATTTGAGCCCCCTGATGACCCTCTGAGAGACgaaatggagaagatgctggatgaAAACACCGAAAAGGTTGTTGTTACTCCACTTCAGCTATATAACCAGAACGAAATGCCCATGTCACTGGTTAGCCTGCAATATCTGCAACGCCATTTTTCCGACGTATGGATCGATCCTATAAAGGGCATTCTCACTGAGGAGATACAACAAGTTCGGCAAATATGGGTTACCGAACTAGCTAGAGAGGCTTTTCTGTCCAGCTATGGAATCATGTACCAGGATATTCCATTGCTTGGGCCTAGCAGTTCTGACGTGctagaggaggaggagtctCAAAGGTCTCGAACAAGGCGTCAGATTGGCAGCTCCCAAATTATAACCTCGTCGAGATCAGCTTCCAGGGACATAGGATCTTCGCCCGCTGCCTCACCCGCTGCATCGGCAATCTCCAACGGGCCAGACGAGGCGGTTGAGCGACTACGACTATTGGCCCAGTCTTTGGACACTGACAGGCCGGACGTTTCAAAACGGTCCAAAGTGCTATCATACTGGCCCAAGGAACGGGGTGTCGATCCAAACAATTACATTTCAAGCGTAGCAAGAGCCAATGAGGAGCTCTTCAGGGACGCCAAAGAACGGCTACAGAGGATCGAAGCGAAGCGCAAAGCGCGATCGGAAAAGTTTAGGCGACCAGCATTCATGAGACAGGGGCTTCCCGACATCAATCCCCTGGCATCAGTGCGACCGCCGCCCGTGCAAGTCATGTCCAGCCAGGCCGCTCCGGAGGCGACTCAGCAGCAGACGGCTGTGACGATGAGCCAACCCGTTTCTGGGCCGTTTGGAgataggaagaagaagaaggtgaagaggaAGGGTGGATTCAGATGA
- a CDS encoding PITH domain-containing protein, whose product MSHCHDEHDHHGHSHDHGEHDHSDDITPALQSSLYEQINFDEITTLNEARRDAGKLIVKKTWAERLSAEPELESDADEQLLMTVPFTAQVKLHSILIRTSPSLSAPKTLQLFINRDDIDFAAAEEASPVQTLELSQTSDIQEIPVKRSLFGSVHRLVLFFVDNFGEGDEDVSRISYLGFKGEWTRLGKAPTNIIYEAAAQPGDHKVKGTSVNEMGSGIGGRGPGV is encoded by the exons ATGTCTCACTGCCACGACGAGCACGATCACCATGGCCATTCTCACGACCATGGCGAGCACGACCACTCAGACGACATCACGCCCGCACTGCAGTCTTCGCTGTACGAGCAAATCAATTTCGATGAAATCACGACGCTCAACGAGGCGCGCAGGGATGCTGGCAAGTTGATTGTCAAGAAGACGTGGGCGGAGAGATTGAGTGCCgagccggagctggagagcGATGCTGATGAGCAGCTTCTCATGACGGTGCC ATTCACAGCCCAAGTCAAGCTACActccatcctcatccgcaCATCCCCATCCCTCTCGGCCCCCAAAACGCTCCAACTCTTCATCAACCGCGACGACATCGacttcgccgccgccgaagaAGCATCACCAGTACAAACCCTCGAGCTTTCGCAGACGTCCGACATCCAGGAGATCCCCGTCAAGCGCTCGCTGTTTGGCAGCGTGCACCGGCTGGTGCTCTTCTTCGTGGACAACTTTGGCGAGGGAGACGAGGACGTTTCACGGATTAGTTACTTGGGCTTCAAGGGGGAGTGGACGAGGCTGGGAAAGGCGCCGACGAATATCATCTATGAGGCGGCTGCGCAGCCGGGGGATCATAAGGTGAAGGGGACGAGTGTGAATGAGATGGGGAGCGGGATTGGAGGGAGAGGGCCGGGAGTGTAG
- a CDS encoding ribosomal protein l3 domain-containing protein translates to MPPRIPIRVALPRLAAVNRPTLLLPHIPQRGIKYGWSTAPPRSKHKRFNQPTSGLPALTTGPAAALKRRENTTPLRTGVLAVKKGMTSIFQGKTRVVCTVLQMDQVQVIANKTREKHGYWAVQIGLGARQGRNVTSPMLGYYEAKGIAPKAELAEFKVRNEEGLLPVGAQLLPDWFQLGQHVDVKARSRGMGFAGGMKRHGFAGQEASHGNSKNHRTIGSTGPSQGSGSRVLPGKKMPGRMGNEFVTVQNLKVLKVDNELGVVLVSGPIPGPKGRIVRLQDAKKRKAPALPYREKAREELDQRQPDLETKLEEARLRHLEMQAQRRSHMAEL, encoded by the coding sequence ATGCCTCCCAGGATACCAATTCGAGTGGCTCTGCCACGCCTCGCCGCAGTCAACCGGCCGACACTCCTCCTCCCACACATTCCCCAGCGAGGCATCAAGTACGGCTGGTCGACCGCACCGCCTCGATCCAAGCACAAGCGCTTCAACCAGCCGACTTCTGGCCTCCCCGCCCTGACGACCGGCCCCGCGGCTGCGCTCAAGCGTCGCGAGAACACAACGCCCCTGCGGACGGGCGTGCTCGCCGTCAAGAAGGGCATGACGAGCATCTTCCAGGGCAAGACTCGGGTGGTGTGCACGGTGCTGCAGATGGACCAGGTGCAAGTCATTGCGAACAAGACGCGCGAGAAGCACGGCTACTGGGCGGTGCAGATTGGCCTTGGTGCTAGGCAGGGCCGCAACGTGACGAGCCCGATGCTGGGATACTACGAGGCAAAGGGCATTGCGCCCAAGGCCGAGCTGGCCGAGTTCAAGGTGCGCAACGAGGAAGGTCTGCTGCCCGTCGGCGCGCAACTGTTGCCGGACTGGTTCCAGCTGGGCCAGCACGTCGACGTCAAGGCCCGGTCAAGAGGAATGGGCTTTGCGGGTGGTATGAAGCGTCACGGATTTGCCGGTCAGGAAGCCTCGCACGGTAACTCCAAGAACCACCGAACGATCGGTTCGACGGGTCCCTCGCAGGGCAGCGGAAGTCGTGTGCTTCCCGGAAAGAAGATGCCCGGCCGCATGGGCAACGAGTTCGTGACGGTGCAGAACCTCAAGGTGCTCAAGGTGGACAACGAGCTGGGCGTGGTGCTCGTCAGCGGGCCGATTCCCGGTCCCAAGGGCCGCATTGTGAGGCTCCAGgatgcgaagaagaggaaggccCCTGCGCTGCCGTACAGGGAGAAGGCgcgcgaggagctggatCAGAGACAGCCCGATCTGGAGACCAAGTTGGAGGAGGCGAGGTTGAGGCACTTGGAGATGCAGGCCCAGCGGAGGTCACACATGGCTGAATTgtaa
- a CDS encoding cytochrome oxidase complex assembly protein 1 domain-containing protein: protein MSRRADRELPDVGQVSQGWRRTMPIFLAVVAVCSVTIFNYQKSSSPIISSTLYALRTSPEANRLLGDEIYFKHQIPWISGEMNQVKGRIDISFSVRGSRGAGVMRFASHRPSSKALFETTEWSLTLEDGTKVDLLDGNDPFRGLLGGDDEDDLPLVDDESTKGFRQQGAYNR from the exons ATGTCGAGACGAGCCGATCGCGAGCTTCCCG ACGTCGGCCAAGTCTCGCAAGGCTGGCGCCGCACGATGcccatcttcctcgccgtcgtGGCCGTGTGCTCCGTCACAATCTTCAACTACCAAAAGTCCTCGTCGCCCATCATCTCGTCCACGCTCTACGCGCTGCGCACCTCCCCCGAGGCCAACCGCCTGCTCGGCGACGAGATCTACTTCAAGCACCAGATCCCCTGGATCAGCGGCGAGATGAACCAGGTCAAGGGCCGCATCGACATCAGCTTCTCCGTGCGCGGATCGCGGGGCGCGGGCGTCATGCGCTTCGCCAGCCACCGGCCCTCGAGCAAGGCGCTCTTCGAGACGACGGAGTGGAGCTTGACGCTGGAGGACGGGACAAAGGTGGATTTGCTGGATGGGAATGATCCGTTTAGGGGATTGTTGGggggtgatgatgaggatgatttGCCGCTGGTGGATGATGAGTCGACGAAGGGATTTAGACAGCAGGGTGCGTACAATaggtga
- a CDS encoding ankyrin repeats (many copies) domain-containing protein gives MCRRKFGKQIQKRQLEVPEYAASFVNYKALKKLIKKLSATPTLAAQNDGHRLATLADSQAALQANKATFFFQLERELDKVNAFYLQKEAELKIRLKTLLDKKKVLQSRQGISRRSSKFTTLEEGFQQFATDLNKLQQFVEINGTAFSKILKKWDKTSKSKTKELYLSRAVEVQPFFNATVISELSDQATTSLQELGAWSDGIQVNFDSSTAHVVTSQHFVGTDEGDADTLLLDTVITGNLESIKDLLAKMQSASQASESDVSLMERLTRTFLTAINEAPKSALQVLLDTGLVDLHSYDDINERNCLHQAAIYGRQHVLEWGLEAKVAVDRTDVYGRVPLHYASLHGRLDMLETLLNANPSTIDLIDHDNFTPLIHAIIHGHVECVERLLARSARIDPVSDADHVPLNLACEHGSVAIVEILLKHGANILPDAEGLYPQHLVARCGRTSDLLLLLKQYGADLDQVDKLYGWTPLLHAASEGKVECLQALLKIGVDATIRDEKDLPAMYYAAWEGHLECMQLLTPFNKRPKASPLGGQPTIDIIGSSNAPLPMSLDPDAIPILELPPPIIPLRRYGHNFLDTKTVVQLSFQDSGEQPLVFFQDGKYPAARLTISSKVSDLIPKNIILPFQEDTRIVSFQVDNLKTFSLDFDVFPASKSCLPLFDPRLRAIGQITFNTQVIKPFRGQPLEITDFETYWKATSQFNQPTNAIVTGSSLSGDYVRVFVQYTSDGVPVIWPQWTISCGGLDIPVCRLSFAQFDAITSQTASRAQLAGLATKTADDIAEIYHILATAGITLKDALAILPPGIHVNLQIVYPTVEEEETLALGPALDVNVYVDSILTIVFDHARAQRAQSHSSHVVRSMVFSSYNARLCTALNWKQPNFPVFLCNDLGRDENTMVNGRRTTSIKEAVRIAQTNNFMGLICYSRLLDMVPALVDAVKSHGLALVMDKSSDTPEASPLVDPFPRPPKGVDGILRSHGILRFNDSIDM, from the exons ATGTGCCGCAGGAAATTTGGCAAGCAGATCCAGAAGCGCCAGCTTGAGGTTCCCGAATATGCTGCCAGTTTTGTCAACTAcaaggccttgaagaag ctcatcaagaagctttcAGCTACTCCGACCCTTGCTGCACAAAATGACGGCCACCGCCTAGCCACACTTGCCGACTCGCAGGCTGCTCtgcaagcaaacaaggcaactttcttctttcaattG GAGCGAGAGCTGGACAAGGTGAATGCCTTCTATCTACAAAAAGAAGCCGAG CTCAAAATCCGCCTCAAGACGTTGCTCGATAAGAAAAAGGTCCTGCAGTCGCGCCAGGGAATTTCAAGACGATCATCCAAGTTCACCACACTCGAAGAAGGATTCCAACAATTCGCCACGGATTTGAATAAGCTTCAACAGTTTGTTGAGATCAATGGTACCGCCTTTTCAAAAATCCTCAAGAAATGGGACAAGAcgtccaagtccaagacAAAAGAGCTATATCTCTCCCGTGCTGTCGAGGTCCAACCATTTTTCAATGCGACGGTCATCAGCGAATTGTCAGACCAGGCCACCACCAGCCTTCAGGAGCTTGGTGCCTGGTCTGATGGAATTCAGGTCAACTTCGATTCGTCTACTGCGCATGTTGTGACAAGCCAGCATTTCGTGGGGACCGATGAAGGCGATGCCGATACGCTGCTGTTGGATACCGTCATTACCGGAAACCTCGAATCGATAAAGGATCTTCTTGCAAAGATGCAATCGGCCTCCCAGGCCAGCGAGAGCGATGTTTCCTTGATGGAACGGCTTACAAGAACCTTTTTGACGGCGATAAATGAAGCTCCCAAGAGTGCTTTGCAGGTTCTTTTGGATACTGGACTGGTGGACTTACATTCCTACGATGACATCAACGAGCGGAATTGCCTACACCAGGCTGCCATCTACGGTAGACAACACGTCTTGGAATGGGGCCTCGAGGCTAAAGTGGCCGTGGATCGAACCGACGTTTACGGACGCGTGCCGCTGCACTATGCTAGTTTGCATGGTCGCCTGGATATGTTGGAGACTTTGTTAAATG CCAACCCCAGCACTATTGACCTTATCGATCATGACAACTTCACGCCACTGATACATGCCATTattcatggccatgttgagTGTGTCGAGCGCCTTCTCGCCAGATCGGCTCGTATCGACCCTGTATCTGACGCAGACCACGTGCCTCTGAACCTTGCCTGCGAACATGGGTCAGTCGCTATTGTCGAAATATTGTTGAAACATGGTGCAAATATCCTCCCTGATGCCGAGGGACTGTATCCTCAGCACCTGGTGGCCCGATGTGGTCGGACTTCGGATTTGCTCCTGCTCTTGAAGCAATATGGGGCTGACCTCGATCAAGTCGACAAGCTATATGGATGGACACCGTTGTTACATGCTGCTAGTGAAGGAAAAGTCGAATGTCTTCAAGCATTGCTCAAGATTGGTGTCGATGCGACAATTCGAGATGAAAAGGACCTACCCGCCATGTACTATGCCGCTTGGGAGGGCCACTTGGAGTGCATGCAGCTTCTTACCCCGTTCAACAAGCGTCCGAAAGCAAGCCCGTTGGGAGGCCAGCCTACGATTGATATCATAGGCAGCAGCAATGCTCCCCTACCAATGTCACTGGATCCGGATGCCATCCCGATCCTGGAGTTGCCCCCACCAATCATTCCTCTTCGACGATATGGCCACAACTTCCTCGATACCAAGACGGTGGTGCAACTCAGCTTCCAGGACTCGGGCGAGCAACCGCTGGTTTTCTTCCAGGATGGCAAGTACCCGGCTGCTCGGTTGACGATCTCCTCCAAGGTTTCCGATCTCATCCCCAAGAATATCATTTTGCCGTTTCAAGAAGATACCCGTATTGTTTCTTTCCAAGTTGATAATCTCAAGACATTTTCACTCGACTTTGATGTTTTCCCGGC CTCGAAATCTTGCCTGCCGCTCTTCGACCCCCGGTTACGAGCCATTGGCCAAATCACCTTCAACACGCAGGTGATTAAGCCGTTCAGGGGACAGCCTCTCGAGATTACGGACTTTGAGACGTACTGGAAGGCAACAAGCCAGTTTAACCAGCCTACTAACGCCATTGTGACCGGATCAAGTCTATCTGGCGACTATGTCCGAGTCTTCGTCCAGTACACGAGCGATGGGGTGCCCGTTATTTGGCCACAGTGGACGATTTCATGCGGCGGGCTTGATATTCCCGTTTGCAGACTTTCATTTGCGCAGTTCGACGCCATCACCTCCCAAACTGCCAGCCGTGCTCAGCTCGCGGGCCTAGCAACCAAGACGGCGGATGACATTGCCGAAATTTACCACATCTTGGCAACAGCAGGAATAACGCTAAAGGACGCACTGGCTATCCTCCCTCCAGGCATCCACGTCAATCTGCAGATTGTATATCCAACTGtagaggaggaagagacaCTGGCCTTGGGCCCGGCTCTTGACGTCAACGTCTACGTTGACTCGATCCTCACGATTGTTTTCGACCATGCCCGTGCTCAGAGGGCACAGTCCCACTCGTCACACGTCGTGCGTTCCATGGTGTTTAGCAGTTACAACGCACGACTATGTACTGCTCTGAACTGGAAGCAGCCCAACTTTCCAGTATTTTTGTGCAATGACCTGGGCCGGGACGAGAATACAATGGTCAACGGAAGGCGGACGACGTCGATTAAGGAAGCGGTGCGGATTGCACAGACGAATAACTTTATGGGTCTGATATGTTATTCAAGGCTGCTG GATATGGTGCCGGCGCtggttgatgctgtcaaatCGCATGGACTTGCCCTCGTGATGGACAAGTCTTCTGATACCCCTGAAGCGAGCCCTCTTGTGGATCCTTTCCCTCGGCCACCCAAGGGTGTCGACGGAATTTTGAGAAGTCATGGTATTTTACGCTTTAATGATTCTATAGACATGTAG
- a CDS encoding CUE domain-containing protein → MSAPAETNKVTDSGAESPTTAQPLDMSDDEQETGIIGDGNVSPMLGSRQSSEGPTPPPKPPRPMTEAQKNQIILKEAFPTVDDNVIKAVLSASGGRVEPAFNALLEMTDPDAAKNEPQDVPPQQPPRPQRSQIEEDERYARQLAEQYDNVGAYEARTSNRGGNVRARAQPGYDEERERNFIDDDLPAIRENLRQGFIETQTKVNGWISTLKKKIEENFDESEDAEHREGPQYRHGGPSSRSTDYDADPQVLSDDFAGMKFAPDGTPAYGNRPMANTGVYRPPPSTSPRPEGRRVGFKDEPEEIKMYDASPKLSPKGEAAAAPAAKASKWQPLSSVEPDPITDNDPFSLGDSEDERETKEKPKDGKLDDTERLKQAAAEAMAENLVDQKKDGEASGKKS, encoded by the exons ATGTCAGCTCCCGCAGAGACG AATAAAGTGACGGACTCAGGCGCCGAATCGCCTACTACCGCGCAACCGCTTGATATGtcagatgatgaacaagagACTGGCATCATAGGCGACGGAAACGTATCACCAATGCTCGGCTCGAGACAAAGCTCGGAGGGTCCAACCCCTCCGCCAAAACCCCCGCGCCCCATGACAGAGGCGCAGAAGAACCAGATCATTCTGAAGGAAGCGTTTCCGACAGTTGACGATAATGTTATCAAGGCGGTCTTGAGCGCAAGTGGAGGGCGCGTGGAGCCCGCCTTTAATGCTCTACTTG AAATGACCGACCcagatgctgccaagaacGAGCCACAGGACGTTCCCCCTCAACAGCCCCCGAGGCCGCAGCGATCTCAGATAGAAGAGGATGAGCGGTACGCGCGTCAGTTGGCGGAACAATACGATAACGTCGGCGCCTACGAAGCCCGCACTTCCAACCGCGGGGGAAATGTACGAGCGAGAGCACAGCCTGGATACGATGAGGAGCGGGAGCGCAACTTCATAGATGACGACCTCCCCGCCATCCGCGAAAACCTTCGACAGGGATTCATCGAGACACAGACCAAGGTGAACGGTTGGATCAGcactttgaagaagaagattgaggagaATTTCGACGAGAGCGAGGATGCCGAGCATAGAGAAGGACCCCAGTACCGCCACGGCGGGCCTAGCAGCAGGAGCACCGACTATGACGCAGATCCGCAAGTGCTCAGCGATGATTTTGCTGGCATGAAGTTCGCGCCGGATGGTA CTCCTGCCTACGGCAACCGACCGATGGCCAACACCGGCGTTTACAGACCACCTCCCTCAACCTCACCGCGACCCGAGGGCCGAAGAGTGGGATTCAAGGATGAGCCCGAAGAGATTAAGATGTATGATGCTTCACCAAAGCTCTCTCCCAAGGGCGAAGCCGCTGCAGCGCCAGCAGCCAAGGCAAGCAAGTGGCAGCCTCTTTCCAGCGTAGAGCCGGATCCGATTACCGACAACGACCCCTTCAGCCTTGGTGACAGCGAAGATGAAAGGGAGACGAAGGAGAAGCCCAAAGATGGCAAGTTGGACGATACCGAACGGCTGAAGCAGGCTGCGGCCGAGGCCATGGCAGAGAACCTGGTCGATCAAAAGAAAGACGGGGAAGCGAGCGGAAAGAAGAGCTAA